The following are from one region of the Chanos chanos chromosome 10, fChaCha1.1, whole genome shotgun sequence genome:
- the tfg gene encoding protein TFG — protein sequence MNGQLDLSGKLIIKAQLGEDIRRIPIHNEDITYDELLLMMQRVFRGQLQSSDEVTIKYKDEDNDLITIFDSSDLSFAIQCSRILRLTLFVNGQPQPLESSQVKYLRKELIDLRNKVNSLLDSLEPPIEPIPASTNTETECVEAVDSTVKQAPPVSAASMSAFDPLKNQEEVSKNVISAFGLSEDQATAAPAVAPVEERSGTPDSSTSSSSAAPQPAVAAPAPPPYSGVQQAPSTTMDGQMYQQYQAPGGYPPQQPAAPQQQYGMQYPAGYTPQPGAPQAPPPGTTPQFQNYPAATSQAPTPGSAPGFTGQSQPPPQGQYPPGGFPQNYTSQASQQPANYSLPPTSQPGYQPRPGYTPPPGATVTPPPGGSNPYARNRPPYGQGYTQPGPGYR from the exons ATGAATGGACAGCTGGACCTGAGTGGGAAGCTGATCATTAAAGCTCAGCTGGGTGAGGACATCCGTAGGATCCCCATCCACAATGAAGACATCACCTACGATGAGCTCCTTCTGATGATGCAGCGTGTCTTCCGTGGCCAATTACAGAGCAGCGATGAGGTCACCATCAAATACAAGGATGAAG aCAATGATCTCATCACCATCTTTGACAGCTCTGATCTGTCCTTTGCCATTCAGTGCAGCAGAATACTCAGGCTCACTCTGTTTG tgaatGGGCAGCCACAGCCATTGGAGTCATCTCAGGTGAAGTATCTGCGTAAAGAGCTGATCGATTTGAGGAACAAAGTTAACAGTCTACTGGACAGCCTAGAGCCCCCGATTGAACCAATACCAGCTAgtactaacacagagacag agtgtgtAGAGGCTGTAGACTCTACAGTGAAGCAGGCTCCTCCCGTCAGTGCTGCCAGTATGTCTGCGTTTGACCCTCTGAAGAACCAGGAGGAGGTCAGCAAGAACGTCATTTCAGCCTTTGGTTTGTCTGAGGACCAGGCCACAGCAg CCCCAGCTGTAGCCCCAGTGGAGGAGCGCTCTGGCACACCTGACAGTAgtacctcctcttcctcagctgcTCCTCAACCTGCTGTGGCTGCCCCAGCCCCCCCACCATATTCAGGGGTCCAGCAAGCCCCTAGCACCACTATGGatg gtCAGATGTATCAGCAGTACCAGGCTCCAGGTGGTTATCCTCCGCAGCAGCCTGCTGCCCCTCAGCAGCAGTATGGCATGCAGTACCCTG CTGGTTACACTCCTCAGCCCGGTGCTCCTCAGGCCCCGCCCCCTGGAACCACTCCCCAGTTCCAGAATTATCCTGCCGCAACTTCTCAGGCTCCCACCCCTGGCTCCGCCCCTGGATTCACTGGCCAATCACAGCCTCCACCTCAGGGGCAATATCCACCAGGGGGGTTCCCACAAAATTACACTTCCCAAGCCTCTCAGCAGCCAGCCAATTACAGTCTGCCACCCACCTCTCAGCCTGGCTATCAGCCTCGCCCTGGCTATACCCCACCCCCTGGAGCTACTGTAACCCCACCCCCTGGAGGATCCAACCCATATGCCCGGAACCGCCCCCCTTATGGTCAGGGTTACACCCAGCCGGGTCCAGGGTATCGGTAA
- the jagn1a gene encoding protein jagunal homolog 1-A, which translates to MTSRAGPRAAGTDGSDFKHREKVASHYQMSASLKSEIKKLTAVHLLIWVLVAAQVTVAHLNLVSHDLVAMPYQWEYPYLLSVVPSLLGAGALPRNNISYLVISMISAGLFSVAPLIFGAMEMFPVAQQLYRHGKAYRFIFGFSAVSVMYLLMVIAVQVHAWQIYYSKKLLDAWFTTTQEKKKK; encoded by the exons ATGACATCACGTGCAGGTCCAAGAGCTGCAGGGACTGATGGGAGTGATTTTAAACACAGGGAGAAAGTGGCATCTCACTACCAAATGAG TGCATCATTAAAGTCAGAGATCAAGAAACTGACAGCTGTGCATCTCCTCATATGGGTGTTGGTGGCTGCCCAAGTGACTGTCGCTCACCTCAACCTGGTGTCACATGACCTTGTAGCAATGCCTTACCAGTGGGAGTACCCATACCTGCTAAGTGTGGTGCCATCATTGCTTGGTGCTGGAGCATTGCCTAGAAACAACATCAGTTATCTTGTGATCTCGATGATCAGCGCAGGGCTGTTCTCTGTGGCTCCGCTGATTTTTGGAGCAATGGAAATGTTTCCAGTTGCTCAGCAGCTGTACAGGCATGGGAAGGCTTACcgttttatttttggtttttctgCCGTGTCGGTGATGTACTTGCTCATGGTGATTGCTGTGCAGGTGCATGCCTGGCAGATTTATTACAGCAAGAAACTGCTGGATGCTTGGTTTACCACCacacaggagaagaagaaaaaatga